The region ATCGCGCGAGTTCCGGGCTGATCCGCGCGGCGCGCTCCAGGAGGCGCGCGCCCGGTTCGGCCAGCGCGCCGGGCGCCGATTCAAGCCAGGCCTGAAGCACCTGAAACGTCTCCGGATGGTAGGTCCGGTAGGCGTCGTCCGGGTCCGCCGCGAAGGCCCCCACCTTGCGGCCGGTGCCGAATGGGACGCGGTGCGAGGGGCGGCCCGACGGGCGCACGGTGGTCTCCCAGATCCGCCCGATCTCGCCCGTCTTCGCGAGCTGTTGCAGGAAGTAGAAATCTTCGCCCGCCTGGCGGCGGTTCATGCCGCCGGACGCCGCATAGGCCCGGGCGGTGCAGGCCATGGCGGAGCCGATCGCGGGATAGGCGTACGGCGAGCCCGCATAGCCCCAGGCAAGCTCCTGGTAGCGGAGGTAGAGCTCGTAGCTGAGAATCGGGCGGGCCGTTTCGGGCGCGCCAACGACCGGGTGCGCGTAGGCCACCGCAACGCCCCAGCGCGGGCCGGCTTCGAAGAAGGCGTAAAGGGCTTCCAGGTAGTTCGCGTCGACCCGCGTGTCCGCGTCGAGACAGATAAGCGGCGCCTTGGGCTGGCCGGCGGCGTGAAGTCGTTCCAGCGCCGCGTCCAGCCCGATCTTTCTTGCGAGGCCGACGCCTTCCCGGGGGCCGAGTTCGCGCCCCGGGGAGGCGGCGTCGATCCAGGCGAGGCGGAGTTCGGGATGCGCCGCGGCGAAGTCCGGCAGCGCGCGGAGCGTGCGCTGGTTGTCGGCGATATCGGTGTCCCGCGCGATGCCGGGGGCCCGGTTGTTGATCACGCAGAGCACCAGGGTCCTGGCCAGCAGCGCGGGTCCGCAACAGGCGAGATCCCGGAGCGTATCGAAGAGGCGATCGTGTTCCGCGAGCGCGGGGATCACCACGGCCCCGGCGAGGCCATCGGGCTGATCGTGACCGTGCGCTGGAAGCCAGGCGGCGTGCGCGGCGCGCTTGCCCAGGTAGCGCGCGATGGGGGTCACTGGGCCGCCCGAATCGCGGCCAGGGCCTCTTCCAGGCGGCCTTCGGGAATCCACTGGATCGGCACGCCCTGGCGCTCCATCCGGCGGAACCACGTATCCTGCCTTTTGGCGAAGCGGCTGATTTCGCCGCTGAGCTTCTGGTACAGGTCGTTCCGGTTCTTGATGGCGCCGCGAACATAGCGCGAAACGTAGCGGTACTCCAGGCCGAGCTGTTCGAGGCGCTCCCACGGCACGCCGGACGCCATCAGGTCCTCCACCTCCTCGATGAGGCCCTCGTCGAGCCGGATATTGAGCCGCCGCGCGATGCGCTGGCGCAGGACCTTGCGGTCCCAGGCGACGCCCAGCACGAGGGGATTGAGCGGCGGCGCGGGTTCCGGGGTGCTGTTGTCGGTGTGCACCGCGATTTCGATAGCGCGCAGAACGCGGTCCCGATCCAGAAGGTCCGTGGTGTTGTGGGTATCGGGCCGCAGGGCGACCAGGCGCTCCGCGAGCACCTCGGTGGACATGGGCTCCATGGCGGCGCGCAGTTCGGCGTTGTAGGGCACGGGGACCATCATTGCCGGGGAGAGCGCCGCTTCGAGGTAGAGCCCCGTGCCGCCGGCGGTGATGGGGAACTTGCCGCGCGACTGCACCTCCGCAACGGCGGCGAAGAAATCGCGCTGGAACTGAAACACGCTGTATTCGTCGCGCGGGTCCACGATATCGATCAGGTGGTGGCGCACGGGCGGGCCACCGATTTCGTATTCGTGGAGGTCTTTTCCAGTCCCGATATCGAGGCCCCGGTAGACCTGCCGGGAGTCCGCCGAGATAATCTCGCCGTCCAGGATGCGCGCCAGGGCGATCGCCAGCGCGGTCTTGCCGGATGCAGTGGGTCCGAGAATGATTAGGGAATCGTTAGCGGGCATGGGCGGGGACCTTGTACTTCCAGCGCTTTTCCGTGCATCGGGGGGCGTGTGGACCCGCCTCACGGAAAACTGACACAATAGCAGGCTCTATTATACGCGAAGCGGGCAGCCGTTGCGCGTGGGGGCGGGCCGCGCACGGTTGTGCGGCCCGACCGCGCGCCGCCGCGCTTCAAGATTCGGGGTTATGAAGAACGTACACCAGATACGCGAAATCTCGACCCTTTCGTTCAACGAGCGGGTCCTCCAGGAAGCCGAAGACGAACGGAATCCGCTCCTCGAGCGGCTGAAGTTTCTCGGCATCTTCTCGTCCAACATGGACGAGTTCTTCAAGGTCCGGGTGGCGAGTATCCACCGCCGGATCGAGCTGGGAAAGCGCGGCTTCCAGGGCATCCTCGAGGTGCTCAACGACAAGGCGCGCGGGCTGGACGAGCGCTTCCGCGCGGCCTACGACCGCATCACGCGCGAACTGGCGGACAAGGGCATCCGGATCGTCACCGAGATGGATATCGTCGCCTCGGGCGATGGCATGGAAACCTGGGTTAAGGACTACTTCCGGGCGAACATCCTTCCGGGACTCGTGCCGCTCATCTGCTACAAGACCCAGCCCTTCCCGCAATTGACCGACGGCGCGCTCTACCTGGCGGTCGTGATGCGGGGAAAGAAAAAGCGCTACGCGATCCTCGAGGTGCCCCCGGAGGTGCCCCGCTTCGTGGAATTGCCCAACGGCAACATCATGTACGTGGACGACGTTATCCGGCTCAACCTGAACGAGCTCTTCTACATCTTCGAATACGAGGAGATCGGCGCCTACGAGTTCAAGGTTTCGCGCGACGCCCAGCTCGACATTGACAACGATTTCACGGAGGGCTACATCCGCAAGATGGAGCGGGTCCTCAAGCAGCGCAAGGGCGGGCGGCCCACCCGGCTCGTGTACGACGCCGCCATGCCGCAGGGGTTCCGGCGCATGCTGCAGAAAGAGCTGAATATCGACGAGGACGATACCCTCATCCCGGGCGGGCGCTACCACAACATGAAGGATCTCATGCAGTTCCCGGCGAAGCGGGAGGACCTCATGTTCCCCAGGCTCCCCGCACTGCCGCATCCGGTGCTCGATTTCGACGTGCGCCCGATGATGGACACCATCCGCGAGCGGGATGTGCTGATCACCTACCCGTACCAGTCCTTCGGCCACGTGATCCGGCTGCTGCGCGAAGCGGCCATCGATCCCCACGTGAAGTCCATCAAAATGACGATGTACCGTTCCGCGAACCATTCGCAGGTGGTGAACGCGCTCTACAACGCGGCGCGAAACGGGAAAAAGATCTTCGTATCCATCGAATTGCAGGCCCGCTTCGACGAGCAGCACAACATCCATATCGCGGAAACGCTCACGGAGGTTGGGGCCCACGTGGTCTACGGGGTGCCGCCGCTCAAGGTGCACTCCAAGCTCCTGCTGATCGAGCGGCGCACGAGCCTCTTCGCCGGCCTGTCGACCGGCAACTTCAACGAGGCGACGGGCCGCCTGTACGTGGACAGCATCCTCCTCACCAGCGACAAGCGCATGACCGCCGAAGTGGCCGAGGTCTTCTCCTATCTGGAGACCGCCGCGATGATGCGCGCCGTGACCGCGCCGCGCTTCAAGCACCTCCTCGTCTCCCCCTTCAATTCGCGCCGCCAGCTGATGGCCCTGCTCCAGCGGGAGAAGGAAAAGGGCGAGGCGGGCTACGTCCTCCTGAAGACGAATCACCTGACCGACCCGAAGATCATCAAGAAGCTCTACGATCTGGCCGACGCCGGGGTCCAGATGGATTTCATTGTGCGGACGACCTACGCGATGAAGCCCCACCCGAAGATCCGGGCCATCTCCATTCTCGATCGCTACCTGGAGCACCAGCGCATCTATATCTTCGGAACGGGCAAGGACCGGCGGGTCTTTCTTGGTAGCGCGGATCTCATGGAGCGGAACCTGGACTGGCGAGTCGAGGTCGCTTTTCCGCTCCTGAACGAGCAGCTCGCCGAACACGTGCACGACCTCATGCAAATCCAGATCGCGGACACGGCCAAAGCGCGTATACTGGACGATACCCAGAGCAACCCCTACGTGGGCGACAACGCGGATGGCCTGCGCGCCCAATGGGCCACGCGCGCGCATTTTGAGTCCCTGCTGGCGGAGAACGCCAACGCGGTGGACGCCGCCGCGACGTAAGAGGAACGGCCGGGATGGCGGAGAAACTGCTGGTAGACGGGTACAACGTGTTGCACCACTCGCGGAAGTTGTTGCGGCTGGTGCGTCAGGACATGGAAACCGCACGCGAAGCCTTGATCGACAAGGTCGCCCACTACTGCATTCAGACCGGCCACCAGGTGACCATCGTGTTTGACGGGCAGGGCGCGCAGGTGGTGCAGCGGGTCGAGCACTACCGATCCGTGCCGGGGCTCGAAGTGCTCTACGCGCCCGGACAACTGACCGCGGACGCCGTCATCGAGCGCATGGTCTACCAGACGCCGCGCAAGATGGACGTGGCCGTGGTCACGAGCGATCGCGGCGTGCGCGATCTGTGCCGGGGCATGGGCGCGCTGGTGATGGACGCCAACAACTTTTTGCAGAGCATCCAGGATTCACGCGCGGACGCCGGGGAAACCGTCCGCAATACCCAGAAGCCGGCCCCGGTCAACGTGGAAGACCGCCTTGACGAACGGTCGCGGTCGATACTGGAGCAGCTCCGGAAGAAGCTGTAGCCACCGCTCCCGCCCCCCGAAATCACCCCGCTCAGGCCTTGCGTTCTTCCTCAAGTTTCTCCTTGAGCCGCTTTTCCACCGCCGGGCTCACGAAGTGGCTGAGCGATCCCCCAAAAGCCGCAATTTCCTTCACAAGGCGCGAGCTGAGGAAAAGATACGGTTCGCTCGGCATCAGGTTGACGGTGTCGATTTCGGGGGCGAGCTTGTGGTTGTTGATCGCCATCGTAAGCTCGAATTCGAAGTCCGAAACCACCCGCAAACCCCGGATCAGCGCCACCGCCCCCTTCTTCTGCGCGAACTGCACCGTGAGCGACTTGAAGTGATCGATCGATACCCTCGGAATGCCCGCGACCATCTCCGTGAGCATCTCGACGCGCTCCTCCACGGAAAACAGGCCCACCTTGGCGTCATTCACAGCGACGGCCACGATGACGTGGTCGAAAATGTTTACCGCGCGCTCGATGAGGTCCAGGTGGCCGAGTGTGGGGGGGTCGAAACTGCCGGGATACACCGCGATCCGCTCAGGCATCCGTATACTCTCCTTTTACCGCGGCCGCCAGGGCGCATTCGTAGACCTTGCGGACGGGGACGCCCGCCTGGGCCGCCGCCCGCATGCAATCCTCGTATTCCGGCGCGGTGCTGATGGCCTCGCCGTCGCGCGAGCCGATCTTTATCCGAACCGGGCCCCACGGTGTGGCCACCGTCTTCCAGTCGCGGTCCAGTATCACGCGCTGCTCCGTTCGCGTGCGCACGCCCAGCGTCGTGGAGTGGCTGAACAGGATGTCGCACAGGGCCCGGGCGCGGGATTCCTCCGCCAGCACGGTGACCTTGTGTGCGGGGCGGCCTTTCTTTCCGATGACCGGCGTCAGGAAGGCATCCAGGGCGCCGCCGTCCATTAGTCCGGCAACCAGCGGTGCCAGCAACTCGCCCGACATGTCGTCGAGGTTGGCTTCCAGCACCTGGATGGATTCGGTGGCGCCCGCGGCGCCCTCGCTCTCGCCAATCAGGACGCGCAGCACATTGGCGCGGTCCGGCAGGTTTTTCGTGCCGCTGCCGTAGCCGATGGCCTCCACCCGCATGAGGGGCGCCGGGCCAAACTCGCGCACGCGGTGGTCGACCAGCGCGGCGCCGGTCGGCGTGACGAGTTCGCCGTCCACCGCGCCGCCGTAGGTCGGCTTGTTCTGGAGGAGGCGCGCCGTAGCGGGCGCGGGCACCGGCATAATGCCGTGATCGCATTTGACTGTGCCCGACCCCACGTGGAGCGGCGAACACACGAAGCGCTCGATGCCCAGCAGGTGAAAGCCCAGCTGCGCGGCGACGATGTCGACGATGGAATCGACGGCGCCCACCTCGTGAAAGTGGACCTTGTCGATGGTGGTCCCGTGGACCGAGGCCTCCGCGCGCCCCAGCGCCTGAAAAGTCTCGATGGCCGCATCTTTCACCGGCCCGGGCAGCGCGCTGTGCTGTATGAGCTTCTCGATATCCGCCAGATGCCGGTGCGGCTGTTGGTGATGATGGCCATGATCATGATCGTGGTGATGGTGATGCCCGTGACCATGCTCATGTTCGTGATCATGATCATGATCGTGGTCATGGTGATGATGCTCGTGGCCAGGATCATGGTCATGATGATGCCCGTGCCCGTGCCCGTGCCCGTGCCCGTGGTCGTGCTCGTGATCATGATGATGGTGATGGCCGTGGTCATGATCATGGTGGTGATGGCGCCCGTGTTCGTGGCCATCCTCAATCACCTTGAATTGCGTGGCGTGCACGCCTTTCTTGAGCACCTTCTCCGCCGTGACGTGGTAGCCCTCGACCCCCAGCGATTCGAGGCCCGCCTGTATGGCGGCAAAATCGGCCCCCGCGTCGATCAGGGCGCCCACCGTCATGTCGCCGCTGATGCCGCTGTAACAGTCAAAATAGATGGTTTTCATGGTTCGCCTTTACCGCGGCGCGGCTTGTTCGTTGGTCTTGCGGCCAGAGAATTCCGCGACATCTCGCGGGCGCCGCTGGCGCGCCGTCATGCGCATCCGCTCGCCATGCGGTTGATGGTGGAAGCGGCCACGGCGGCCCCGAAACCGTTGTCGATATTGACGACGGTGACCCCCGTGCCGCAGGAGTTGAGCATACCAAGCAGCGCCGCCAGGCCGCCGAAACTCGCGCCGTATCCGACCGAGGTTGGCACCGCGATGATGGGGCAACGCACGAGGCCGGCGAGCGCGGACGGGAGGGCGCCTTCCATGCCGGCGCAGCAAATGATCACGCTGGCGCGCAGCAGCTTGTCGCGCTGGTGAAGCAAACGGTGGATCCCCGCCACGCCGACATCGGTAATGGTCTCGACCGGATTCCCGAGCAGTTCACAGGTAACGCGCGCCTCCTCGGCCACGGGCAGATCGCTCGTGCCCGCGCAGACCACCGTAATCGTGCCCTTTGCCAGTTCCGGCGTCTTGATGGTTATGCTGAAGGCGCGAGCGAGCTCGTGGTGGACCGCGTCTGGGTGGGCCGCGCAGACCGCCTGGATCACCTCCGGCGAGCACCGGGTGCCCAGCACACTGGTGTTCCGCTCGCGCATCCGCCCCGTAATGGCGACCACCTGTTCGGGGGTCTTGTACTCGCAGAAGATCGTCTCAGGATAGCCCTTGCGCAGCTCCCGGTGATGATCAATCTTTGCGAAGCCGAGATCCTCGAAAGGCAGGTGGCGCAGGTTTTCGACCGCATCGGTCGGCGCAAGGCGCCCGCCGGCGACGTCTTCCAGTAGTGCTTGCAGCGTTTGATGGTCCATAGTGACTTACCCGTTCCCCGGGAACACGGGGGTAGACAAAGTGTAGCGTAAGGGATGTCTGAATTACAGCGCGATCACGTCCGGCATCGTCTGTTCCTCGGGCCCGAGCACGAGCAGCGCGCTCTGATCCGGAGTGAAGATTTCCGCGCAGCAGGTCTTGACGTCCGCCAACGTAACAGCGTCGACCCTTGAGATTATTTCGGATATCGGAACAAGCTTGCCGTAGTACATCATGGACTTCGCCATACGCGCCATCCGCGTAAAGGTGCTTTCCATCGCCATAAGCATGCCCCCCTTGATCTGCTCCCGGTTCAGCTCCAGCTCCTCCTCCGAGAGACCATTGTCGCGCAGCTTCCGGAGTTCCGCAAAAGTCAATTCCAGGGTGTTCGCAAGCTGTTGCGGAGCCACGGCGGCGTACACCCCGAGCGAGCCGGCGGTCAGGTAGAACGCGTCGAAGGTGTAGATGCTGTACGCCAGCCCCTCCTCCTCGCGAATGCGCTCGAAGAGGCGCGACGTCGAGCCGCCGCCCAGGATGTTGCTGGTCATGTCGTAGGCGTACTTCCGCTCGTCGTAGAGCGAGGGGGCGGGAAAAGCCAGCGTAATGTGCGATTGGGCGATGTCGCGGTGCACCGCCCGGATCCCGCTTTGGAACCGGGGCGCCGCGTCAAGCGGCGGAACCGCGCCCACCGAAATGGAGCCAAACTCCGCCGACACCTGATCGATCACCGCGCGACGGTCGAAGTTGCCGGCAATAGAAAACACCATGTTTTCCGGGCGGTACCAGCGCCGGAAGAAGTCAACCACATGGTCGTAGCCCAGTGCCGAAACGGATTCCGCCGACCCGGAGATCGAGCGCCCGAGCGCGTGGCCCGGCCAGTGATGTTCCGTA is a window of Candidatus Hydrogenedentota bacterium DNA encoding:
- the miaA gene encoding tRNA (adenosine(37)-N6)-dimethylallyltransferase MiaA — encoded protein: MPANDSLIILGPTASGKTALAIALARILDGEIISADSRQVYRGLDIGTGKDLHEYEIGGPPVRHHLIDIVDPRDEYSVFQFQRDFFAAVAEVQSRGKFPITAGGTGLYLEAALSPAMMVPVPYNAELRAAMEPMSTEVLAERLVALRPDTHNTTDLLDRDRVLRAIEIAVHTDNSTPEPAPPLNPLVLGVAWDRKVLRQRIARRLNIRLDEGLIEEVEDLMASGVPWERLEQLGLEYRYVSRYVRGAIKNRNDLYQKLSGEISRFAKRQDTWFRRMERQGVPIQWIPEGRLEEALAAIRAAQ
- the ppk1 gene encoding polyphosphate kinase 1, with protein sequence MKNVHQIREISTLSFNERVLQEAEDERNPLLERLKFLGIFSSNMDEFFKVRVASIHRRIELGKRGFQGILEVLNDKARGLDERFRAAYDRITRELADKGIRIVTEMDIVASGDGMETWVKDYFRANILPGLVPLICYKTQPFPQLTDGALYLAVVMRGKKKRYAILEVPPEVPRFVELPNGNIMYVDDVIRLNLNELFYIFEYEEIGAYEFKVSRDAQLDIDNDFTEGYIRKMERVLKQRKGGRPTRLVYDAAMPQGFRRMLQKELNIDEDDTLIPGGRYHNMKDLMQFPAKREDLMFPRLPALPHPVLDFDVRPMMDTIRERDVLITYPYQSFGHVIRLLREAAIDPHVKSIKMTMYRSANHSQVVNALYNAARNGKKIFVSIELQARFDEQHNIHIAETLTEVGAHVVYGVPPLKVHSKLLLIERRTSLFAGLSTGNFNEATGRLYVDSILLTSDKRMTAEVAEVFSYLETAAMMRAVTAPRFKHLLVSPFNSRRQLMALLQREKEKGEAGYVLLKTNHLTDPKIIKKLYDLADAGVQMDFIVRTTYAMKPHPKIRAISILDRYLEHQRIYIFGTGKDRRVFLGSADLMERNLDWRVEVAFPLLNEQLAEHVHDLMQIQIADTAKARILDDTQSNPYVGDNADGLRAQWATRAHFESLLAENANAVDAAAT
- a CDS encoding NYN domain-containing protein, translated to MAEKLLVDGYNVLHHSRKLLRLVRQDMETAREALIDKVAHYCIQTGHQVTIVFDGQGAQVVQRVEHYRSVPGLEVLYAPGQLTADAVIERMVYQTPRKMDVAVVTSDRGVRDLCRGMGALVMDANNFLQSIQDSRADAGETVRNTQKPAPVNVEDRLDERSRSILEQLRKKL
- the coaD gene encoding pantetheine-phosphate adenylyltransferase, producing the protein MPERIAVYPGSFDPPTLGHLDLIERAVNIFDHVIVAVAVNDAKVGLFSVEERVEMLTEMVAGIPRVSIDHFKSLTVQFAQKKGAVALIRGLRVVSDFEFELTMAINNHKLAPEIDTVNLMPSEPYLFLSSRLVKEIAAFGGSLSHFVSPAVEKRLKEKLEEERKA
- the larC gene encoding nickel pincer cofactor biosynthesis protein LarC is translated as MKTIYFDCYSGISGDMTVGALIDAGADFAAIQAGLESLGVEGYHVTAEKVLKKGVHATQFKVIEDGHEHGRHHHHDHDHGHHHHHDHEHDHGHGHGHGHGHHHDHDPGHEHHHHDHDHDHDHEHEHGHGHHHHHDHDHGHHHQQPHRHLADIEKLIQHSALPGPVKDAAIETFQALGRAEASVHGTTIDKVHFHEVGAVDSIVDIVAAQLGFHLLGIERFVCSPLHVGSGTVKCDHGIMPVPAPATARLLQNKPTYGGAVDGELVTPTGAALVDHRVREFGPAPLMRVEAIGYGSGTKNLPDRANVLRVLIGESEGAAGATESIQVLEANLDDMSGELLAPLVAGLMDGGALDAFLTPVIGKKGRPAHKVTVLAEESRARALCDILFSHSTTLGVRTRTEQRVILDRDWKTVATPWGPVRIKIGSRDGEAISTAPEYEDCMRAAAQAGVPVRKVYECALAAAVKGEYTDA
- the larB gene encoding nickel pincer cofactor biosynthesis protein LarB, translating into MDHQTLQALLEDVAGGRLAPTDAVENLRHLPFEDLGFAKIDHHRELRKGYPETIFCEYKTPEQVVAITGRMRERNTSVLGTRCSPEVIQAVCAAHPDAVHHELARAFSITIKTPELAKGTITVVCAGTSDLPVAEEARVTCELLGNPVETITDVGVAGIHRLLHQRDKLLRASVIICCAGMEGALPSALAGLVRCPIIAVPTSVGYGASFGGLAALLGMLNSCGTGVTVVNIDNGFGAAVAASTINRMASGCA
- a CDS encoding insulinase family protein, which encodes MSDIVYTQEDAEVITLDNGLAVCLEPLPYLHSASIGVWIRTGSGNERADENGIAHFLEHLFFKGTSNRNVHEIMAAIESRGGQLNAFTSREYTCLYVKVLEKHVATGIEILADLVKNSLFCDLEKERNVILEEIASIEDTPDEYVHDLITEHHWPGHALGRSISGSAESVSALGYDHVVDFFRRWYRPENMVFSIAGNFDRRAVIDQVSAEFGSISVGAVPPLDAAPRFQSGIRAVHRDIAQSHITLAFPAPSLYDERKYAYDMTSNILGGGSTSRLFERIREEEGLAYSIYTFDAFYLTAGSLGVYAAVAPQQLANTLELTFAELRKLRDNGLSEEELELNREQIKGGMLMAMESTFTRMARMAKSMMYYGKLVPISEIISRVDAVTLADVKTCCAEIFTPDQSALLVLGPEEQTMPDVIAL